The nucleotide sequence TATATACTGAAGACGTAATATCTTGTTCCAGTCATACATATCAAAAAATACTGCTTCATTTACAGGAATACTCAACTTCAAAATCCTGCTGTCGAATGATTTTTCGATACTTTGTAAATCCATAAAAGCCCAATAAGGATATTCGGCACCTATAGGCTTCGGAATATACTTTCCCGCCTCCTTAATAAACCAGCTGTACGCCGCTACAAAAATCGGAGCACTTTCTTCATATTTTTTCACTACATATTTCTGCCTGGAAAAGCAAACACCATCCCGTTCAAGAACATTCATTACAATCTCTGATTGAGATGAATAAAATGTTACTGTATGATTCGAGTCACCCATTCCTTTTTAACCTCCCATATATTCCCATAGCTTTCGCTATTGCCAAGAAGAATAGAATTGTCAAATAACCGTTTCCAACTTGCAATGATCTCACGTTTAATTTGCGGATAAAACTGAGACATATAGGCTTTGGCATCACTTACGCCATATTGCTCCAGAACCTGATGGTGACGTTTTGCATCTTGCTTGTCCTTGGGTATATAGGAATAATTGAGAATTGCTCCCCACTTATTGATATTAACTGATGTAATAATAGAAGGCTCCACTGCAAGCTCCAATATAATCGTTCCCGTACTAGGAAGCATAGTGGTTTGTCTCATGAAAGACACCCATACAGGATATTCCGCATCGTCAGGCTTTTTAGTGACATTTAAAGTATTTTCTACCAACCAATCATATGCTTCAAGTACCAAAGGTGCACATTCGCCTAAATCCTGGAGAATGTATTCCTTTTTTACAACATATCTGCCGGTTTCTTCAAGTTCTTTAATAACGTTTTCATTTTGCTTCGTCCAAACGGTTATGCTTCTCATTTGATTTTCCCCCTTTGGCATAACATACGTTTCCTATTCCTATAGTTTACAATAAAAGGTATATTAAGTAAAGCGAGGTTTTCATCTTTAAGCACATATCTCGTTGTAATCCACTGTGCGTTTCAAACTATGTAGCAATCATAGTTAGTTGACATAAAATGTAGTAGAAAATTTATGGGAAAAGGTCAGAAGTATATAATAGCAGCTTATAGAGATCTTTGTGGAATTGAAGCTGCCGCTTTGAAAATTGGAAATGGAATTGGTAAAATATATGAGAGTGTATAGGAAGATAAAATAAAGCGTATATCTATATTTAGATTTCTTGACTCCACAAGAATATTGACTTATATAAATTTGAGAATATTATTATTTAAAAAAGGTAACTACCATGTATATATTATAATATAACTTTTGTATATTATTAATATACAACCATATTGACTTTAATAATATGTATTGTATAATTTTAAGTTAAGAATAGACATAATAAAAATAGGGCGTATTAACACCTTGTAGTATACAGTTCTAGTTGCTTAGGTAACTGGTATCACTAAATTTGATTTTAAAAATAGTAGTATCCATTTTGCAGGGGGCTACTATTTTTTTGGTGTGGACATAATTGGTGGAGGCGAAGCGTGGCCTTTAAAATCCACCAATTAAATTTATCTATGTATTATTACTAAAGTAATAATACATTCCTTTACATATTCAGTATCATATTTTCCTGATCTAACTTCTAATCCAGGATCTATAATATCTTCATCACTACAGACTAGTTTTATTCTATTTATATATAGAAACACCATTATTGATAAAATTTCCATTCTCTTGTTCCCATCTAAGAAAAGAATGGTTATTAATAATTCTAAACTCTAATCTAGATCTTTAGACTGTATTTATGGATGTAATTCTTCACCTTCTCTTATCCATCCTTAACAATTCCACTTTTTACATGACAAGTATGTCATGTGACATACTTGTCATGTAAAAAAACTTATGATATGATGTCTTCAAGAGGAGATGATATTGTGCCAAAAGATACTTTTAAAAATTTAAATGCAGATAAAAAGCAAAGAATTTTTGATGCAGCTGTACAGGAATTTTCTACTTGTTCTTTCAGTGATGCATCTATTAATCAGATTATTAAAACAGCAGGAATACCCCGTGGAAGTTTTTATCAATACTTTAATGATAAAGAAGACCTCTACTTATATATGATAGAAGAAATTTCAAATCAAAAGAAAAAGCTTATCCCTGAAAGAGTTTCAAATCCAGATGATGATTTTTTTGAAACTTTTATACAAAAAACTAAAGATTCACTTGAATTAGGTAAAGCTAAACCTGAATACACCAAGATAGGCATGCTTATGCAAATGGATAACTCTGAATTTATTGCTAAATTTCGTACTGCTTCCATTGAAAAGTATAGAAAACAACTAAAACATAATAAGGAATGCGGGCTTATAAGGCAGGAAGTTAATACTGATATAGTTTTGGATATGCTTTTCTCATATACCTTGGAGGAATATTTTAAAAGTGGCTTTGATGAAAATGAGTATTTAAAAAAGGTTATCGATGCCATTAATATAATCAAAGAAGGAATCAAAATAAATAAGGACTAATAATAAAATTATCTAATTGCTTTATGCATTGAATTAAGGAGGAAAATAACTATGAATCCATATGTACTTGATTTTCAATATATTGATAAAACAAAACTTGCAATTGTTGGAGGTAAGGGCGCTAACCTTGGTGAGTTATCTAGAATTGATGGAATAATTGTACCAGAAGGTTTTTGTGTTACCACTGAAGCCTATAAAAAGATAATTAGAAATAGTAGTGAATTTAATTCATTACTAAATGAATTATCTCTTTTAAATACTAGTGATATAGAAAAAATCAGTGAAATCAGTGGAAAGATTCGTAAAGTTATTGAAGATATAACAATTCCTAAAGACATAGATGATGAAATAACCTTTCATCTTTCAAAGCTTGGCGAAAGAAATGCTTATGCTGTACGTTCTAGTGCTACAGCAGAGGATTTACCAACAGCTTCATTTGCAGGGCAACAAGATACGTATTTAAATATTATGGGAAAACCTTCTATTCTTAAGCATATAAGTAAGTGCTGGGCATCACTATTTACAGATAGAGCTGTAATCTACCGTATGCAAAATGACTTTGACCATAGCAAGGTTCAGTTATCTGTAGTTATTCAAAAAATGGTGTTTCCTCAAGCTGCAGGAATTATGTTTACAGCTGATCCTATTACATCTAATAGAAAGATAGTATCTATTGATGCCAGCTTTGGGCTTGGTGAAGCTTTGGTTTCCGGACTTGTGAATTCTGATATTTATAAAGTGCAGGAAAATAAAATTATTGATAAAAAAATATCTTCTAAAAAACTTGCAATTTATGCATTAAAAGAAGGCGGTACTGAAGAAAGAGAAATTGAAGGCGAGCGCCAAAATATTCAGACACTGACAGATGATCAAATTTTGCAGCTTGAGCAGATGGCTAGAAAGATTGAGTCCTATTTTGGTCGTCCACAGGATATTGAATGGTGCCTTTATGATGATAAGTTCTATGTTGTTCAAAGTCGTCCAATTACTACTTTATATCCTTCACCACAAGTTAATGATAATGAAAACCATGTTTATTTATCCTTTGCTCATAGACAAATGATGACAGAAGCCATGAAACCATTAGGTTTAAGTTTCTTCCAAATATTCTTTAAACAATTTGGAATACAAACAAATATGCCTGTGATAGGCGGAAGATTGTATATGGATATATCCCATGATCTTGCTTCACCAATAGCAAGAAAGCTTTTTATCAGTGGTTTAGACAAGGTAGATGTTTTGATGAAGAGTTCACTTATAAATCTTCAAAAACGAAAAGAATACCTTAAATCGCTTCCTAAAGGAAAGACATCTTTGAATGTAGAAGGAGGTATCCTATCTTTTGGAATTCAGATGATAAAAGAATATCTCAGAAATGATCCATCTTTTGTTGAAAAATCTGTAGCTGAAAATCAATTACTGCTTAAGAATAAAGAAAAGATATTTTCTTCTATTTCTGGAGAAGAGCTCTTTGATCTCATTGTAAAGGGCATGAAAGATATAAAGGCTGCTATGTTTAAAGTCTATGGAGCTTATTTTGCAGGATCTTATGCCTCTGACTGGATAAACAAAAATATGAAGAAATGGCTTGGTGAAAAAAGTGTAGCAGATATCCTAGCTCAATCTGTATCAAATAACGTTACTTCCGAAATGGGATTAGAGCTCCTTGATGTAGCAGATGTAATAAGACAGTATCCAGCTGTAATTGAATATCTTGAGAATGCAAAAAGAGAAACTTTCTTTGAAGACTTAAGTAAAATAGATGGAGGTAATATTGTCAGCGATTCTATTCACAATTATCTTAAAAAATATGGTATGCGCTGCTCTGGAGAAATTGATATTACCAGAACAAGATGGAACGAAGACCCAATGCTTCTTGTTCCACTAATACTAAGCAATATAAAGAATTTTGAACCTAATGCCCACAGTGATAAATTTGAACAAGGACTTGTTGAAGCCAGGCAAAAAGAAGCTGAAATATTAAGCCGCTTGAAGCTGCTGCCTGGTGGTAATAGGAAGTTAAAAAAGACAAAGAAAGTCATAAGTGTTTTACGTAATTTTGGTGGCTATAGAGAGTACAATAAATATCTTTTAATATGTTATTTCTGGATCGTAAAACAGGCATTACTCAAAGAAGCCGAAACCTTAAAACAAGATGATGTAATCAAAGACATAGATGATATATATTATCTAACCTTTGATGAACTTGAAGAAGCAGTTAAAACAAAACATGTTGACTACAGCATCATAACTAAGAGAAGAGAAGAATACAAAATTTATAGGAAATTTACACCACCTCGTATAATGACTTCTGATGGAGAAATAATTTCAGGCGAATACGATACAGGTAATATGCCAAAAGGAGCAATAGCTGGGACACCTGTTTCTTCTGGTATTGTTGAAGGGCGAGCTAGAGTTATTTTAAATATGGATGAAGCAAAAATAGAGGAAGGCGATATTTTAATTACAAAATTCACCGATCCAAGCTGGACACCAATCTTTGTTCTTGTTAAAGGCTTGGTAACAGAAATAGGTGGAATGATGACTCACGGCGCTGTTGTTGCAAGAGAATATGGTCTTCCTGCAGTAGCAGGTGTAGATGACGCTACTAAACTTATTAAGGATGGCCAAAGAATTAGAATAAATGGAACTGAAGGCTATATAGAAATATTATAACCTAATGGTATATTTTATTATTCAATAAAAATTAAAGTACAACTATATAAGCGGCCCAATTTGAGCTGCTTTTTTTAAACCAAAAACGGAGGTACTATACTCATGAAAAGAGAAAAGAAAATTGCTAATACAAATCTCATATTGTTATTACTTGGAGGGATGATATCCGATACTGGATCAGGAATTCAAATGATAATTATCCCATTATATATAATTGATGTAGGCGGTTCAGCAGCTACCGTGGGATTGTTCTCCTTCTTGTCTTTAGTGCCTCTTCTTATATCTTATCTCTTTGCTGGAGTAATCGGAGACAGGCTAAATAGGAAGACTATAATGGTGGCAACCGATATTGCTAGCGCTGCAGCAATACTTGGACTTACTTTTGCTGCATATACTGATAAAATCAACTTAATTTTATTGCTAACTGTGCAGGTAATTGTTTCTTTACTCAACGGTCTGTTTGACCCGGCGACAAAAGGTATGCTTCCACAACTTGTGGCTCCCAAAAAACTTACACAAGCCAATTCCACTCTTACCTCTTTAAGAACATTATCTGGTTTGCTAAGTCCTATTCTTGGTGTTATATTATATGAAAAGCTTGGTATTACTTATATATTTCTCATTAATGAAACCTCTTTTTTACTATCAGGAGGCTGCTCCATGTTAATTAAGTATAAGCATGTTAAACGCGAATCAGCTGCTGGTGTTCAAGGCTACATATCCGATTTGTCCCTAGGAATAAAATTTGTTTTGGATAATAAAATAATCAGTAAGTTATGTACGTTTTTTCTGCTTATCTATGACATAGTTCAACCTATATTTACTGTAGGTATTACCTCTATTTTTCAAAACTCAGCTTACGTATTCTGATGAACAAATATGGCTATTTGCAAATGATACTTATATTAGGAGCACTATTTGGAAGTATTTTAGTTGCATTGTTGTTTGGGAAAGAAAAGAAAGTCTCTAAACCTCTAATGATAGGCTGCAGTCTGATCATGTTTACAATGCTAGCATTTTCAAGTTTACTATTTCCACACATTTTATACTCCCTTGGAACAGGCACACTATTATACTTTGTATTTTTTTCAGGAATTCTTTTTTTGTTAAGCGTTGCTATCATGTTAATCAACGTTCCAGTACAAACCTTTATTCAAAAAAATACTCCTGACGAATACATGTCTCTAATGTTTTCAATTGTTGGAATGATTACAAAAAGTGGAATGCCATTTGGAGAATTAGTATATGGAATTGTCCTTAATTACGCTCCAGTACATTATGTTATGTCAGCAGTTAGTATATTGTTACTATTAATTTCTGCTACATTTTTATCTTCTCTCCTAAAAACTAGTGACTTCTTATAAACACTATGCCTAAATTCCTATAAGCTAAGAAAACCCACGAAAATCAATATTTTAGATTTTCGTGGGTTTTATGGTGGAGGCGAGGGGTGTCGAACCCCTGTCCGAAAGTAGAAACACCTGAGTATCTCCGAGTGCAGTTTGTATTTTAAATTTCCCTCTGCTGAACGCCTACAAACAGGCTTTCAGTTTCAGTAGCTTCATAAATTCCGTTCCTCACTCAAAGCTTTGTGAGGCTCGTTTCCCCGCTATCGACGCCCTATCCTAAGCCGCGGGACTCAAAGGAAGGACGGCTAGCAGACTAAGCTGCTAAAGCTAAATTATCTTCGTTATTTGCGTTTATATTTAATTCCCAGTTTTTTAACGCAGGCCCGGAAACCTTCGACTCGCTGCTCAAGTCCAACTTACCCCCGTCGAAGCCAAATACGCCCCCATGTCTATAACATTATAACCAACTCGAAATTTTTAATTCAACAGTGGTTATCAACGCAAATGTAAGTTGATTTGAGTAAATACTTAATCCTTAACGAATACTATAATACATCAAATCAGAGTAATAATCAATAGTAAAGTTAACCCATACACTTTATAGTTTCCTATACACATTAAAATAAACCCATATTGCATTAATAAGTAAGAACGCGCTTGTGATAAAAAATACATATCTCATTCCAAAATATCCTGCTACCTGCCCACCTAAAAGCGAACCTCCGAATATTCCTAAATATCCTGCTGTCATGTTAAAACCAAATACTCTACCGGTGAGAGAGGCTGGTGTGATTTTTTTTAATATAATATTAACAGATGGATTAAGTCCCGCAGATGCTATTCCTAATAAAAACCTAAGTCCCATTAATTGCCATATACTTCGTACAAAAGCTTGTGGTATAAAAATAATTCCTGCACCTATAAGACATACCAATATAACTTTATGTGCACCTATTTTATCTGAAAGCTTTCCAAGTTTCGGGGCAGCAACTATATTTGCAAGTCCTGAAGCTGAAAATGTAACTCCGGCTAGAAGTGCAACATGTCTACTATTATTGGATAATTGTCTGACATATACTGTTATGATCGGCTCAACTGAATATAATGCAATAGATAATACAAAAAAGGTTATAAACATTGTAATAGTCAAGTTCTTTTCTGGTACTGAATCCCATATTTCTTTTATACTGAGTACCTTTTTATTCTTGCGAGTAAAATCTTCCTTTACAAATAAAACAGTTGTAATAAATGAAATCAAAAGTAATGTTCCTGTTATAAAAAATACGCTTTGTAAACCAAATATTTCATCTATAAAACCACCAATTGTTGGTCCAAGAAGTGACCCTGCAATATTGGCTGTTGAAAGTGTACCTAAGGCATATCCTGCATTTTCCTTATCTGTTTGTGTTGCAATTAAGGCAGTACAAGCTGTAGTGTAACCTGTTATTGCCCCCTGAAGTAATCTTAATCCTATTAGTACATATACATTTGGTGCAAATCCCATACAACCTATAGTTATAGCCATTCCAAGGCTTGCCCTAAGTATCATTGGTTTTCTTCCATATTTATCAGCAGCACTGCCCCAAATTGGTGAGAAAATAGCTGAGACTATGAAAGTTATGCCAAAGGCAATTCCTGAAAGTTTTGTAATTGAAGCTGTATCTTGAACTCCAAGATGCTGTATGTAAAGTGGTAAGACTGGAGCTATTTGACTCATTCCTATACTTGCCACAAATATTCCAAACCAACACACTATCAAATTCTTCTTCCACATTTTCATAAATATGCTCCTTCTCTTTGTATAGCTTAATAATATATGTCATTACCAATACAATTAATATCCATTATTCAAATTTAATTATAAACTATATTTTATAGTTTGTAAAATATATAAATATTTTAAAAATATTATTTGTAGTTTGATAAATGTATTTTATAATGTTAAACTATTCTTATAAAGTTGGATTATAGGGAGTGATAAACAAATGCAGAAACGAAACTTAACTAAAGAAAAAATTATTCAAGTTGCCTTTTCTTTAGCCGATGAAATTGGTCTTAATCAAGTTACTTTCCCAAAAATTGCTGGAAAATTAGGTATAAAATATCCATCTTTATATAATCATTTCACTAATATGGATAATCTTAAAATAGAAATGACAGTGTCCCTTTTAAATAAGTTGAATTTGAAATTAATGAAGAGATTAATTGGTAAGAGTGGCGAAGATGCAATAAAGGAATTTGCCTATGTTTATAAAGACTTTGCTTTTGAAAACAAAACTTCTTATGGACTTTTTATGAGTATTCCAAACACAGAAAATGCTGAATTATTAAGTTTAGCAAAGGAAACTACCCATATTATTCATCAACTTTTAGAATTTTATATTGAGGATAAAACCCTTTTGGTTCACAAGAGTCGTACTTTAAGAAGTCTTCTACATGGATTTGTCTCTTTATATTCTTTTGGATATTTCCATAGTGGTGAAGTAGATTTAGAAGAGAGCTTTCAATCTATGATAGATGATTTTATTTCGTCACTTTCGAAAAAGTAGACATATTATATTAAAAAACATTGTAGGAAGATTTGAATTAAATTTTTAGGAACACTAATTAGAGGAGGATATAAAGATACACTATGAAAATTTCAAAGAAAGATGCATTAAAATGGTTTGAGTTTTTTTCAATACTACCAGAAAATGAAGAGGTTATGACAAAGCAGCAAGAGATCATTTATGCTACCTTTGCACAGATTGAGGCAGCAATCGATCATAGAAACAATATACTGATGTCAGCAATTAAAGATCTTAAAACTCTAAAGAACAGAACCTTTTTTGTTGGAAATGAAAGCAAATTTCCAAAAGGGTGTCGCTCTTGTCTATTAGGGACTGGTCTGAGTGCAATTAGAAAAACGAACAAGTGTAATGCAGAATGTAAGTTCTGTTATAATTACGGAGAACTAGATAATATTCCTCCAATAGGGGAAGGTATGTGGGAAATAGGAGACACAAAATTTTATGAGAAAGATATTGATTTACTTCTTTCCATTCAACAGAAGCCCACTGGTATTGCCTATGTTTACTTAGAGCCATTTATGGAAATTGAAAAATACTATTCAATTATAAAGAAATTTAGTGACGCTAAGGTTTATCAACATTTATACACAAATGGTATTTCAGCTACGGAGGAAACATTAAAAGCATTAGGTGAAGCCGGTCTTGATGAGATACGTTTCAACCTGGGTGCCTCTAACTGTTCAAACAAAGTTATTGAAAATATTAAAACAGCAAAAAAATACATTAAAGCCGTAGGTATTGAAACTCCAATGACCCCCGAATTTTTTAAAACATTTTTTAAGAAAAAGCATGCAATTTTAGAAACAAAGCTCGATTTTATAAATTGTGCAGAATTGCATTTAAATGAGAATAACATATACAATTATGATGGAGAAAATATGTATATTTCAAGATTAGGCTATATTTCTCCAATTTGGAGCAGGGAATTAACTTTGAAATTCATGAAGATAGCTGATGAAGAGAACTGGGATCTAGTAGTTCACGATTGTTCTAACTATACAAAATTTGCAAGAGGCTTGAATTTGAGCAGCAAAGAAGGTAAATGGTTCGGATGCAATGATTACGCCTGTGAGTTTTCTAGAATACCATACGAAATATTTTTACCAATATTACGTGATGATAACTTTAAATTTTTAAGTGAAGAAGAATTGCCTGACTGTTACAAACCAGGGAAGATGATTTTTTAGATCAAACATACCTTTAGCAAATAGCTGAATGCAAAGCCAGTAATGGCAAAAAACATAATAAAAACAAGTACCTCATAAAGTAGCGCCAAAAAGCTATTCTATGAGGTACTTTTATAAGCTTTCATTGAAACACAAACTATATTAAAAACATTGCTGCAATAGTGGTTACAATAAGTCCTATTATAACAGGTTTCAAGTTTCTTTTAGCAAGTTCAAAAGGATCTACACCACATATTGCTGCAACAGGTATTACTGCCCAAGGTATTATAGTTCCACCGCCTACCCATATTCCTGCTATCTGTCCAAGTGCAGTAAGTGTTGCTGTACCGCCGCCTAATGCCGTGGAAAATAGATGGGCTATTGAACCGGCGAGCGATATTCCTGAGAATCCAGATCCATCAAGACCTGTTATAGCTCCTACAACTGTTAGTGTTATAGATGCTACTATTGAATTTATAGGAACAGCATTTGCCAAATAAATGCCAAGATCATTTACAATACCCTGAGAACCATGCGGCAATACATTGCCAAATATATCATTAAATGCAGAATCTCCAAGATAAAAAAATGCAGCTATTGGTATAACGACACCAAATATCTTAAAGCCAAACTGGAGTCCTTTTACAATATTATTAGTTATTTGCTCTAAGGATTTATTTTTATAAGTAACTATTGATATCAGACTCAAAACAAATAAAGCCGTACCACCTATTAATGCAGTCGCGTCACCACCTTGCAATTTTGCAAAATACATTACAATAATATCTACCAAAAATGCAATAAGAATCAATACCGCCAAAAATATCCTAATAGGCCTTGAAGAAATAAGTAATTTTTTGGATTCATCTTTTTCCTCAAGTTCAGCTTTATCAAAGAGTTTTTTAGATTTTATATCTTTAGAAATGTAGTAAAATGCTGCAAAAGTTGTGACCACACCCATAATAATGGTAAGTGGTATACTTGCATGGACTACCTTTGAAACCGCTATTCCTGCGGCATCTGCTGTAAGTTTAGGGGCTGCTTGAATTACAAAATCACTCGATAAGGCTATTCCATGTCCAAATAAATTCATAGATATAGCCACTCCCATAGCTGGAAGTCCAACTTTTTTAGCTATGGGAAGAAATAATGCACCAATAAGTGCTACAGCAGGCGATGGCCAAAAAAACCACGATAAGATCATCATAACTATACCTATAACCCAGTAAGCTATAGAATAATTCTTTATAACTCCCTTAAATGGTGACACTATTTCTTCATTTATACCTGCATCTATTAAGACATTGCTCATCGCAACTATAACGGATATAATAAATATAGTCGGCATAAGCTCCTTTGCCGCATATACGAAACTGTTAAATACACCCATTGTGGATCTATATATAGAACCAGTGCTTGCAATGCCAAGAAAGAATATTCCAATTATACAAATCAACGATATGTCTTTCTTTTTTATCATCGCGAATATAATTATAACTATAAAAATTAAATAAATATAATGTATTGAAGTTAACGTTGCACTCATTTTTTTACCCTATATAAATATTGTTTACTAATAAATTATGCTGACATACAATAATGGTTCCAGTATATTTATATAGGGCATTTATTTATATATAGGATTTATAATTCCAAATTTAACTTATGCGTAAGCTGACATTTCCAAAATGGTAGGCACATTAAAAAATTTTTTAGTAAGTCTTAGTTAAGTATTTTTGAAAATCTGCTTAGATTTTTATAAATACGAACTTAGACTTACTAGAAATTTTTACGTGACGAACTTTGGAAATGTCAGCTGGAGTATAACTTAAGCTTGAAATTACAAACCCTATAACTACCTGAATCTCTGTTTCATCTGTCTATCTATATCTCTTTTAGCGGCCTTTTCAAGCATTGCATCTCTCTTATCATAATTCTTTTTACCTTTAGCTACTGCTAAATTAACTTTTACCTTACCATTCTTTAAATATAAAGCAAGTGGTACAAGTGTATATCCCTGCTGTGCTGTAAAACCGACAAGTCTGCTTATTTCTCTCTTATGAAGGAGCAGTCTTCTGATTCTCAAAGGATCTCTGTTAAATACGTTCCCTTTTTCATAAGGGCTAACATGCATATTACAGATAAATATTTCTCCATTTCTTACCTCTGCATAACTATCTTTCAAATTTGCCCTTCCTGCCCTTATTGATTTAACCTCTGTACCAACCAAAGCTATACCAGCTTCCATTGATTCCTCTATAAAATAATCGTGTCTTGCCTTTCTATTCTCGGCAAGAGTTTTATTTCCGCTGTTCTTTTTCATATAAACACCTACTCCTGATTTATAACATCCTATTAATAATATAATAGTATAACTCTATGGCAAACTCAATGATATTATTTATGCTTTTGAAATGCCTTCCTCTTCCTTATCCTCTCTTAAGAGATCAAAATAAATTTCATGTGCAAACATGTCAACCCGTGAAACTTTTATTTTAACCTTGTCACCAAGTCTAAATATCTTTTTAGTTCTCTCTCCTATAAGACTCAA is from Clostridium fermenticellae and encodes:
- the smpB gene encoding SsrA-binding protein SmpB — encoded protein: MKKNSGNKTLAENRKARHDYFIEESMEAGIALVGTEVKSIRAGRANLKDSYAEVRNGEIFICNMHVSPYEKGNVFNRDPLRIRRLLLHKREISRLVGFTAQQGYTLVPLALYLKNGKVKVNLAVAKGKKNYDKRDAMLEKAAKRDIDRQMKQRFR